The Urbifossiella limnaea genome has a window encoding:
- a CDS encoding bifunctional nuclease family protein: MELRRIIISEVEDHQVIVLREVDGERSFPIVIGIFEATSIDRRVRKMESPRPLTHDLVVAAVEQLGAEIQDIVISELKDHTYYAKLRVRQEGELVEIDCRPSDAIALAVTAKVPIYVNEDVLGEALDED; encoded by the coding sequence ATGGAGCTCCGCCGGATCATCATCAGCGAGGTCGAAGACCACCAGGTCATCGTCCTCCGCGAGGTGGACGGGGAGCGGAGTTTCCCGATCGTCATCGGCATCTTCGAGGCCACGAGCATCGACCGCCGCGTCCGCAAGATGGAGTCGCCGCGGCCGCTGACGCACGACCTCGTCGTGGCCGCCGTGGAGCAGCTCGGCGCGGAGATTCAGGACATCGTCATCAGCGAGTTGAAGGACCACACGTACTACGCAAAGCTGCGGGTGCGGCAGGAGGGCGAGCTGGTGGAGATCGACTGCCGGCCGAGCGACGCCATCGCGCTGGCGGTGACGGCGAAGGTGCCCATCTACGTGAACGAGGACGTGCTCGGCGAAGCTCTCGATGAGGACTGA
- a CDS encoding FAD-dependent monooxygenase, which yields MTGPEVFVAGAGPTGLVLALWLARAGVRPRVVDKAPGPGLASRAMAVQARVLEFYRQLGVADGVVAGGLLMSGGRFWDRGRLVARFSLGDIGAGISPFPFVLSYPQDDHERYLLRLLGDAGVAVEWNTELVGVRQTPGRVFARLRAGGTESESEHAYLCGCDGSHSAVRRALGVGFPGAKYDSRFYVADVAGEGWSPGAFVNASLGRDTFCLGFPVRRDGMVRLIGILPAELAERTDLTFDDVRPIAEQLLGLRTTLVNWFSTYHVHHRVAERFRVGRAFLAGDAGHVHSPAGGQGMNTGIGDAVNLAWKLAAALRGTAAPDVLDSYEAERIRFARVLVDTTDRAFGFLVGGGVRGWLMRRVVMPRVLPLAVQVPALRRQMFRLISQTRIEYRPSPLSAGGAGRVRAGDRLPWLGEPDNFAPLANREWQLHVYGDVGVALRDVASRAGLRVERFAWSAACRRVGVARDAIYLVRPDGHVGFAGRQSTMAEVEAYLARWAIRGG from the coding sequence ATGACCGGCCCCGAGGTGTTCGTCGCCGGCGCCGGCCCCACCGGGCTCGTCCTCGCACTCTGGCTCGCCCGCGCCGGCGTACGCCCCCGCGTCGTGGACAAGGCGCCCGGCCCCGGGCTCGCCTCCCGTGCGATGGCCGTGCAGGCCCGCGTGCTCGAGTTCTACCGGCAACTCGGCGTCGCCGACGGGGTCGTGGCCGGCGGCCTCCTCATGTCCGGCGGCCGCTTCTGGGACCGCGGCCGCCTCGTCGCCCGGTTCTCCCTCGGCGACATCGGCGCCGGCATCAGCCCGTTCCCCTTCGTCCTCAGCTACCCGCAGGACGACCACGAGCGCTACCTCCTCCGTCTGCTCGGCGACGCCGGCGTCGCGGTCGAGTGGAATACCGAACTCGTCGGCGTGCGCCAGACACCCGGCCGCGTGTTCGCCCGCCTCCGTGCCGGCGGCACCGAGTCGGAATCCGAGCACGCCTACCTCTGCGGCTGCGACGGCTCACACAGCGCCGTCCGCCGCGCGCTCGGCGTCGGCTTCCCGGGCGCGAAGTACGACAGCCGCTTCTACGTCGCCGACGTGGCCGGCGAGGGCTGGTCGCCGGGCGCGTTCGTGAACGCCAGCCTCGGCCGCGACACGTTTTGTCTCGGCTTCCCGGTCCGCCGCGACGGCATGGTCCGCCTCATCGGCATCCTTCCCGCCGAGCTCGCGGAGCGCACCGACCTGACGTTCGACGACGTGCGGCCCATCGCCGAGCAGTTGCTCGGCCTCCGCACGACCTTGGTGAACTGGTTCTCGACGTACCACGTCCACCACCGCGTCGCGGAGCGGTTCCGCGTCGGCCGGGCGTTCCTCGCCGGCGACGCCGGCCACGTCCACAGCCCGGCCGGCGGGCAGGGGATGAACACCGGCATCGGCGACGCCGTCAACCTGGCGTGGAAGCTGGCCGCGGCGCTGCGCGGGACCGCAGCCCCGGACGTGCTCGACAGCTACGAGGCGGAGCGGATCCGCTTCGCGCGGGTACTCGTGGACACGACCGACCGGGCGTTCGGGTTCCTGGTCGGCGGCGGCGTCCGCGGCTGGCTGATGCGGCGGGTGGTGATGCCGCGCGTGCTGCCACTGGCGGTCCAGGTGCCGGCGCTGCGGCGGCAGATGTTCCGCCTCATCTCGCAGACGCGGATCGAGTACCGCCCGAGCCCGCTGAGCGCCGGCGGTGCCGGCCGAGTCCGCGCCGGCGACCGGCTGCCGTGGCTCGGTGAGCCCGACAACTTCGCGCCGCTGGCGAACCGCGAGTGGCAACTGCACGTTTACGGCGACGTGGGAGTGGCCCTGCGCGACGTGGCGTCACGGGCGGGGTTGCGGGTGGAGCGGTTCGCGTGGTCGGCGGCGTGCCGGCGCGTGGGCGTCGCGCGGGACGCGATCTACCTCGTGCGGCCGGACGGGCACGTCGGCTTCGCCGGCCGGCAGAGCACCATGGCCGAGGTGGAAGCGTACCTCGCGCGGTGGGCGATCCGCGGCGGCTGA
- the miaA gene encoding tRNA (adenosine(37)-N6)-dimethylallyltransferase MiaA, which yields MFPNALILTGPTACGKTALALAVAPRLGAEVVATDSMTVYRGMDVGTAKPTAAERAAVPHHLVDELDPSESGTVAWWLGRAAAVSRELAARGKRPLFVGGTPFYLKALLHGLFDGPPGDPELRQRLEAEAERVGKEALHARLAAADAKTAARLHPNDVRRVVRALEVFELTGKPISAWQQGWDTAAFAGESAPPPAAIPGVVLELPREMLYDRINRRVGAMLDAGWLDEARRLRERPISREAAQALGYRELWDYLDTPGADLDATADQIRTRTRQFAKRQLTWFRHLPTLVGVPADAPDAAEQALRAWGAVTSAAGS from the coding sequence ATGTTCCCGAACGCCCTGATCCTGACCGGCCCCACCGCGTGCGGCAAGACGGCGCTCGCGCTCGCCGTCGCGCCGCGGCTCGGGGCCGAGGTCGTGGCGACGGACTCGATGACCGTCTACCGCGGCATGGACGTCGGCACCGCGAAGCCGACCGCGGCCGAGCGCGCCGCCGTACCGCACCACCTCGTCGACGAACTCGACCCGTCCGAGAGCGGCACCGTGGCGTGGTGGCTGGGCCGCGCCGCCGCGGTGAGCCGCGAGCTGGCCGCGCGCGGGAAGCGGCCGCTGTTCGTCGGCGGCACGCCGTTCTACCTCAAGGCGCTGCTCCACGGCCTGTTCGACGGCCCGCCCGGCGATCCCGAGTTGCGGCAGCGGCTCGAAGCGGAGGCCGAGCGCGTCGGGAAGGAGGCGCTGCACGCCCGGCTGGCGGCGGCCGACGCGAAGACGGCGGCGCGGCTCCACCCCAACGACGTACGCCGCGTGGTGCGGGCGCTCGAAGTCTTCGAGCTGACCGGCAAGCCGATCTCGGCGTGGCAGCAGGGCTGGGACACGGCTGCTTTTGCTGGCGAATCCGCCCCGCCGCCGGCCGCGATCCCCGGTGTGGTGTTGGAGCTGCCGCGCGAGATGCTGTACGACCGGATCAACCGCCGCGTCGGGGCGATGCTCGACGCCGGCTGGCTGGACGAGGCCCGGCGGCTGCGCGAGCGGCCGATCAGCCGCGAGGCGGCGCAGGCGCTCGGCTACCGCGAACTGTGGGACTACCTCGACACGCCGGGCGCAGACCTGGACGCCACCGCGGACCAGATCCGCACCCGCACCCGGCAGTTCGCCAAGCGGCAGCTGACGTGGTTCCGCCACCTGCCGACGCTTGTCGGCGTCCCGGCAGACGCGCCCGACGCGGCCGAGCAGGCGCTGCGGGCGTGGGGTGCCGTTACTTCAGCGGCCGGATCGTAA
- a CDS encoding SpoIIE family protein phosphatase, giving the protein MPTVLLSAADPTAALPAAGFDVVAHALGSTPPVDFAAVAVAVVVAEPVPAAAAQTRRWRAELADEFVPVVWLVTRPEAVPVGLDAGADVCLMMPVEPPHLAAQLRSLARTRAASARVGTRAAEARLLGDQLRQAFARLDAERELARRAHQAALPNELPGGVTVCRRGRAGFHDARRLPDGRIAFLVGDVPGRGGTVGSLLGLLALRAAFPPGAEPDPAAALERVNRDLLALGLDDPPLVALLAGVADHESITVARAGLTAPVWLPSGGEPAAWSAPGPFLGTAEASYPALTRRGGRLLVSTAGGDALLAAARRHGADVEAVATHVLAATPGAEDVVVMAVAP; this is encoded by the coding sequence ATGCCGACCGTCCTGCTGAGCGCCGCCGACCCGACCGCCGCCCTCCCCGCGGCCGGGTTCGATGTCGTCGCGCACGCCCTCGGTAGTACGCCGCCCGTCGACTTCGCCGCCGTCGCCGTCGCCGTCGTGGTCGCCGAGCCCGTCCCCGCCGCGGCGGCGCAGACCCGCCGCTGGCGTGCCGAACTCGCCGACGAATTCGTCCCCGTCGTCTGGCTCGTCACCCGGCCCGAAGCCGTCCCCGTCGGCCTCGACGCCGGCGCCGACGTGTGCCTGATGATGCCCGTGGAGCCGCCGCACCTCGCGGCGCAACTCCGCTCGCTGGCGCGAACCCGGGCCGCGTCGGCGCGCGTCGGCACGCGTGCCGCGGAAGCCCGGCTGCTCGGCGACCAACTCCGACAGGCGTTCGCCCGCCTCGACGCCGAGCGCGAACTGGCCCGCCGCGCTCATCAGGCCGCGCTGCCGAACGAGCTCCCCGGCGGCGTTACCGTGTGCCGCCGCGGCCGCGCCGGCTTCCACGACGCCCGCCGCCTGCCCGACGGCCGCATCGCCTTCCTCGTCGGCGACGTGCCCGGCCGCGGCGGCACCGTGGGAAGCCTGCTCGGTCTACTGGCGCTGCGGGCGGCGTTCCCGCCCGGCGCCGAGCCCGACCCCGCCGCGGCGCTCGAGCGCGTCAACCGCGACCTGCTCGCGCTCGGCCTCGACGACCCGCCGCTGGTGGCGCTCCTGGCCGGCGTCGCGGATCACGAGTCGATTACGGTGGCGCGGGCAGGCCTGACGGCTCCGGTGTGGCTGCCGTCGGGCGGTGAACCGGCGGCGTGGTCGGCGCCCGGCCCGTTCCTCGGCACGGCCGAAGCGTCGTACCCGGCGCTGACGCGCCGCGGCGGCCGCCTGCTCGTGTCCACCGCTGGCGGCGACGCGCTACTCGCCGCGGCCCGGCGACACGGCGCGGACGTGGAGGCGGTCGCCACGCACGTTCTCGCGGCGACGCCCGGCGCCGAAGATGTCGTGGTGATGGCCGTCGCCCCTTGA
- a CDS encoding HEAT repeat domain-containing protein, with protein sequence MTVTRLAAFVLLVALAPRADANPFWSKAKGKSDAQVRTLVTTLRTDPDEKRRRAAVAELRDADPRAQADVIPALVATLQRDPAAHVRADAADVLSSYRTVFPLAGSALEAAAETDPAPVVRDLAKQALWEYHLLGYRSSRGADGFLGQTAEPPVVARAAPRPPVAQVPTVVAVRVELPRVPTPTAVSSYRPPVRPELPAPAPTGPRIILTTAPPVRLDLTEEPPLARK encoded by the coding sequence GTGACCGTCACCCGTCTGGCCGCCTTTGTACTGCTCGTCGCCCTCGCGCCGCGGGCCGACGCCAACCCGTTCTGGTCGAAGGCGAAGGGCAAGTCCGACGCGCAGGTCCGCACGCTCGTCACGACCCTGAGAACCGATCCCGACGAGAAGCGCCGCCGCGCGGCCGTCGCCGAGCTGCGCGACGCCGACCCGCGGGCGCAGGCGGACGTGATTCCGGCCCTGGTTGCGACGCTCCAGCGCGACCCCGCGGCGCACGTGCGGGCCGACGCCGCGGACGTGCTCAGCAGCTACCGCACGGTGTTCCCGCTGGCCGGGTCGGCTCTGGAGGCGGCCGCGGAGACGGACCCGGCCCCGGTCGTCCGCGACCTGGCGAAGCAGGCGCTGTGGGAGTACCACCTGCTCGGCTACCGGAGTTCCCGCGGGGCGGACGGCTTCCTGGGCCAAACCGCGGAGCCGCCGGTGGTCGCCCGCGCCGCGCCGCGGCCGCCGGTGGCGCAGGTTCCGACGGTCGTGGCGGTCCGGGTCGAATTGCCGCGCGTGCCGACGCCGACGGCCGTGTCGTCGTACCGGCCGCCGGTCCGGCCCGAGCTGCCGGCGCCCGCGCCGACCGGCCCGCGGATCATCTTAACGACGGCACCGCCGGTCCGGCTGGACCTGACGGAAGAGCCGCCCCTGGCGCGGAAGTAA
- a CDS encoding 3-keto-disaccharide hydrolase, which translates to MRTFLAVAFTSALATLAAGQPAAPVPLFNGKDLTGWKAFGRLVKDGPTTPIDAKDTWSVTDGVLRCTGKPTGYLATEAEYGDYELTLRWRYPAGLKGGNSGVLLHVQKADVVWPVSVEAQLRAGRAGDIWLQTAAEVKLTVDPARRDADDKTKRHVWRSPKDEVVERPAGEWNDYRIACRGGSVELAVNGRVVNGGTDCNLTRGRIALQSEGTDVEFKDITIRPLK; encoded by the coding sequence ATGCGCACGTTCCTGGCGGTCGCCTTCACGTCCGCCCTGGCCACCCTCGCCGCCGGCCAGCCCGCCGCCCCCGTGCCGCTGTTCAACGGCAAAGACCTGACCGGCTGGAAGGCGTTCGGCCGGCTCGTGAAGGACGGCCCAACCACGCCGATCGACGCGAAAGACACCTGGAGCGTGACGGACGGCGTGCTGCGGTGTACGGGGAAGCCGACGGGCTACCTCGCCACCGAGGCCGAGTACGGCGACTACGAGCTGACACTGAGGTGGCGCTACCCGGCGGGCCTGAAGGGCGGCAACAGCGGCGTGCTGCTCCACGTGCAGAAGGCGGACGTGGTGTGGCCGGTGAGCGTGGAGGCGCAACTGCGGGCCGGCCGCGCCGGCGACATCTGGCTGCAAACGGCCGCCGAGGTGAAGCTGACCGTGGACCCGGCCCGCCGCGACGCCGACGACAAGACGAAGCGGCACGTCTGGCGCAGCCCGAAGGACGAGGTCGTGGAGCGGCCGGCGGGCGAGTGGAACGACTACCGCATCGCGTGCCGCGGAGGGTCGGTCGAGCTGGCGGTGAACGGCCGCGTCGTGAACGGCGGCACCGACTGCAACCTGACGCGCGGCCGCATCGCTCTCCAGTCCGAGGGAACGGACGTGGAATTCAAGGACATTACGATCCGGCCGCTGAAGTAA
- a CDS encoding IS3 family transposase (programmed frameshift), translated as MAGKRKSHSAAFKAQVALAAVKGDKTINELASHYGVHPTLIHGWKKQLLAGVEAVFASGAKTTGPPEDKTAELFEQIGRLKVELDWVKKKSAPLSADARRALIDEDHPELSIRRQCELVGLNRSTRYYEPTPETPENLELMRLIDQEYTAHPFFGSRKITQWLIGRGHEVNRKRVRRLMRVMGLEAIYPKPKLSLAGRGHKVYPYLLRGVAVERVNQVWSADITYVPLPGGFMYLAATIDWFSRYVVAWRLSNTLDGAFCQEMLEEALGRGRPEVFNTDQGVQFTAGAWTGRLERAGVAVSMDGRGRCLDNVLVERLWRSVKYEDVYLKGYERVPELEGGLRAYFGFYNTERRHQSLDYRTPAEVYGVGAKTA; from the exons ATGGCGGGCAAGCGGAAGAGCCACTCGGCGGCGTTCAAGGCTCAGGTCGCCCTGGCGGCGGTCAAGGGTGACAAGACCATCAACGAACTGGCGTCCCACTACGGCGTCCACCCGACGTTGATCCACGGGTGGAAGAAGCAACTCCTGGCCGGGGTCGAGGCCGTGTTCGCCTCGGGAGCCAAGACCACCGGACCCCCGGAGGACAAGACGGCCGAGCTGTTCGAGCAGATCGGGCGACTCAAGGTCGAACTCGACTGGGTGAAAAAAAAATCTGCCCCCCT CTCGGCTGACGCCCGGCGGGCGTTGATCGACGAGGATCACCCCGAGCTGAGCATCCGCCGGCAGTGCGAGTTGGTCGGTCTGAACCGCTCGACCCGGTACTACGAGCCGACCCCGGAGACGCCCGAGAACCTGGAGTTGATGCGGCTCATCGACCAGGAGTACACGGCCCACCCGTTCTTCGGGAGCCGAAAGATCACGCAGTGGCTCATCGGCCGGGGCCACGAGGTGAACCGCAAGCGGGTGCGGCGGCTGATGCGGGTGATGGGGCTGGAGGCCATCTACCCCAAGCCGAAACTGTCGCTGGCAGGCCGTGGGCACAAGGTCTACCCGTACCTGCTGAGGGGCGTGGCGGTCGAGCGGGTCAACCAGGTGTGGAGTGCCGACATCACCTACGTGCCGCTGCCGGGTGGGTTCATGTACCTGGCGGCGACGATCGACTGGTTCAGCCGGTACGTGGTCGCCTGGCGGCTGTCCAACACGCTCGACGGGGCGTTCTGCCAGGAGATGCTGGAGGAGGCGTTGGGCCGGGGCAGACCGGAGGTGTTCAACACGGACCAGGGGGTGCAGTTCACGGCCGGTGCGTGGACCGGGCGGCTGGAGCGGGCCGGGGTGGCGGTGAGCATGGACGGTCGGGGGCGGTGCCTGGACAACGTGCTCGTCGAGCGGCTGTGGCGGAGCGTGAAGTACGAGGACGTGTACCTGAAGGGGTACGAGCGGGTGCCGGAGTTGGAGGGCGGGCTGCGGGCGTACTTCGGGTTCTACAACACCGAGCGGCGGCACCAGTCCCTGGACTACCGCACCCCGGCCGAGGTGTACGGCGTCGGGGCCAAGACGGCCTGA
- a CDS encoding segregation and condensation protein A, whose translation MPYTVALDAFHGPLDLLLYLVRRSEVDVLDIPVAAVADQFLDYLRVMRDLDLEVAGDFLVMAATLMEIKSRALLPADAADPADSDKPDPRAELVKQLIEYRRFKEAAGALEELAGAQCARVPRHESPDAAPAAGPVVKPVELWDLVSAFARLVRETQAAGATVAVDDTPQHVYEAQIRERVAAEGRVRFRDVFTPPHHKARLIGIFLAVLELIRHHGLGLDQPDPAGDIWLVAVAAPLDVAE comes from the coding sequence GTGCCGTACACCGTCGCCCTCGACGCCTTCCACGGCCCGCTCGACCTTCTCCTCTACCTCGTCAGGCGGAGCGAGGTGGACGTCCTCGACATCCCCGTCGCCGCCGTCGCCGACCAGTTCCTCGACTACCTCCGCGTGATGCGCGACCTCGACCTGGAGGTCGCCGGCGACTTCCTCGTCATGGCCGCCACGCTCATGGAGATCAAGAGTCGCGCCTTGCTGCCGGCCGACGCCGCGGACCCGGCCGACTCCGACAAGCCCGACCCGCGGGCCGAGCTCGTCAAGCAGCTGATCGAGTACCGCCGTTTCAAGGAGGCCGCGGGCGCGCTCGAGGAACTCGCCGGCGCCCAGTGCGCGCGGGTGCCGCGGCACGAGTCGCCGGACGCGGCGCCCGCCGCCGGGCCGGTCGTGAAGCCGGTCGAGCTGTGGGACTTGGTGAGCGCGTTCGCCCGCCTCGTCCGCGAGACCCAGGCGGCCGGGGCCACGGTCGCCGTGGACGACACGCCGCAGCACGTTTACGAGGCGCAAATCCGCGAGCGCGTGGCAGCCGAAGGCCGGGTACGGTTCCGCGACGTGTTCACCCCCCCGCACCACAAGGCCCGGCTGATCGGCATCTTCCTGGCGGTGCTCGAGTTGATCCGCCACCACGGCCTCGGCCTCGACCAGCCCGACCCCGCCGGCGACATCTGGCTCGTGGCCGTAGCCGCGCCGCTCGACGTCGCGGAATAA
- a CDS encoding carboxypeptidase-like regulatory domain-containing protein — protein sequence MSRLFLAAALAALVAGAAGAADPVFDKALRDSLAGVHNSGADLYNQGKDYAGAFRLYEGALRTSRPLLAHRPATQAAIDDGLAAAARESDAAKKAFLLHEAIEKVRSDLKEPVKGAVVPEPKKTVTPEPKKTVTPEPKKTTEPEPKKTTTPEPKKTTVPEVKKGAAGGPEVKGKVTYKGQPVADATLTFTTLDRMVGVPAVTAKTGADATYRATLVAGRYAVTVTATANGKAVLPARYAAADTSGLTFVAPAGASTFDVDLQ from the coding sequence ATGTCCCGCCTGTTCCTCGCCGCAGCTCTCGCGGCCCTCGTCGCCGGCGCGGCCGGGGCCGCCGACCCGGTCTTCGACAAGGCGCTGCGCGACTCGCTGGCCGGCGTCCACAACTCCGGGGCCGACCTGTACAACCAGGGGAAGGACTACGCCGGGGCGTTCCGTCTGTACGAAGGCGCCCTCCGCACCTCCCGCCCGCTGCTGGCCCACCGCCCCGCCACCCAGGCCGCCATCGACGACGGCCTCGCCGCCGCCGCCAGGGAGTCGGACGCGGCGAAGAAGGCGTTCCTGCTGCACGAGGCCATCGAGAAGGTCCGCTCCGACCTGAAGGAGCCGGTGAAAGGCGCCGTCGTCCCGGAGCCGAAGAAGACGGTGACCCCGGAGCCGAAGAAGACGGTGACGCCGGAGCCCAAGAAGACGACGGAACCGGAGCCGAAGAAGACCACCACCCCCGAGCCGAAGAAGACTACGGTGCCCGAGGTGAAGAAGGGCGCGGCCGGCGGCCCCGAGGTGAAGGGGAAGGTGACGTACAAGGGGCAGCCGGTGGCCGACGCAACGCTGACGTTTACGACGCTCGACCGCATGGTCGGGGTGCCCGCGGTGACGGCCAAGACCGGCGCCGACGCGACCTACCGGGCGACCCTCGTGGCCGGCCGGTACGCGGTTACGGTCACCGCGACGGCCAACGGCAAGGCGGTGCTGCCGGCCCGGTACGCGGCCGCCGACACGTCCGGGCTGACGTTCGTCGCCCCGGCCGGGGCGAGCACGTTCGACGTCGACCTGCAATGA
- a CDS encoding cupin domain-containing protein gives MTAADVIRVLELQPHPVEGGYFRETYRSATMMSAHGGTRAVSTAIYYLLKPGHVSELHVLPGEEVFHFYFGSPVRMLQLWPDGSGREVVLGSDLAAGEVPQLVVPGGVWQGTRLVGADGFALLGCTVAPGFDYADYRGATRAELTAKWPAFAEEIARLTPRG, from the coding sequence GTGACCGCCGCCGACGTGATCCGCGTGCTGGAGTTGCAGCCACACCCGGTCGAGGGCGGCTACTTCCGCGAGACGTACCGCAGCGCGACAATGATGTCCGCGCACGGCGGCACCCGCGCCGTATCGACGGCGATCTACTACCTGTTGAAGCCGGGCCATGTGTCGGAGCTGCACGTCCTGCCGGGCGAGGAGGTGTTCCACTTCTACTTCGGGTCGCCGGTGCGGATGCTGCAACTGTGGCCCGACGGCAGCGGCCGCGAGGTGGTTCTCGGAAGCGACTTGGCGGCCGGCGAGGTGCCGCAGTTGGTGGTGCCCGGCGGCGTGTGGCAGGGTACGCGGCTCGTCGGCGCCGACGGCTTCGCGCTGTTGGGCTGCACCGTGGCCCCCGGCTTCGACTACGCCGACTACCGCGGCGCGACCCGGGCCGAGCTGACGGCGAAGTGGCCGGCGTTTGCGGAGGAGATCGCCCGGCTGACGCCGCGGGGGTAG
- the ilvB gene encoding biosynthetic-type acetolactate synthase large subunit, translating into MAAPSQPPAGTPMTGADILVESLIRHGVEVVFAYPGGASMPIHQSLTKVEDRLRTILPRHEQGGGFMAHGYARTTGKAGVCFSTSGPGATNFVTCIADAKMDSVPLVFITGQVSTTVLGNDAFQETPMVEICRGITKHHYLLTRVEDVARVVKEAFHIATTGRPGPVLIDICKDVQVKSTVPDWDGPMDLPGYRPFRKPTRAELEPIVAAIRASKRPFIYAGGGITHAGASAELRELAELTGIPVGLTVHGLGNFPADHYLCLQMLGMHGTVYSNYAINDADLLIALGVRFDDRVTGKLTEFVKHGKIVHVDIDRSEIHKNKFAHVPVHGDVKAALATLNGMLKEDANADLVAGGRYPDWWRQIDAWREADPMRCPERPDAIIPQHAIRRLWEILRDRGQLDKTIITTGVGQHQMWAAQFFGFNQPRKWITSGGLGTMGFGLPAALGCKVAHPDNLVIDIDGDGSFLMNVQELATAFAEKIPAKVLLLNNQHLGMVMQWEDRFFGSNRGHTYLGAGDDQPPYPDFCTIAKGFGVATRSVIDKADLDAALIEMIESEGPFLLNVHVPHQEHVLPMIPAGMTVHDIIKT; encoded by the coding sequence ATGGCCGCTCCCTCGCAACCCCCCGCCGGCACCCCCATGACCGGGGCCGACATCCTCGTCGAGAGCCTCATCCGCCACGGCGTCGAGGTCGTGTTCGCCTACCCGGGTGGCGCCTCCATGCCCATCCACCAGTCGCTCACGAAGGTGGAAGACCGCCTGCGCACCATCCTGCCGCGGCACGAGCAGGGCGGCGGGTTCATGGCCCACGGCTACGCCCGCACCACCGGCAAGGCCGGCGTCTGCTTCAGCACCAGCGGACCCGGCGCCACCAACTTCGTCACCTGCATCGCCGACGCCAAGATGGACTCGGTGCCGCTGGTCTTCATCACCGGACAAGTGTCCACGACCGTGCTCGGCAACGACGCGTTCCAGGAAACGCCGATGGTGGAGATCTGCCGCGGCATCACCAAGCACCACTACCTGCTCACCCGGGTTGAGGACGTGGCGCGCGTGGTGAAGGAGGCGTTCCACATCGCCACCACCGGCCGGCCCGGCCCCGTGCTCATCGACATCTGCAAGGACGTGCAGGTGAAGAGCACGGTGCCCGACTGGGACGGCCCGATGGACCTGCCGGGCTACCGCCCGTTCCGCAAGCCGACCCGCGCCGAGCTCGAACCGATTGTCGCGGCCATCCGCGCCAGCAAGCGGCCGTTCATCTACGCCGGCGGCGGCATCACCCACGCCGGGGCGTCGGCCGAGCTGCGGGAACTCGCCGAGCTCACCGGCATCCCCGTCGGCCTGACGGTCCACGGCCTCGGCAACTTCCCGGCCGACCACTACCTGTGCCTGCAGATGCTCGGCATGCACGGCACCGTGTACAGCAACTACGCCATCAACGACGCCGACCTGCTCATCGCCCTGGGCGTGCGGTTCGACGACCGCGTCACCGGCAAGCTGACCGAGTTCGTCAAGCACGGCAAGATCGTCCACGTGGACATCGACCGCAGCGAGATCCACAAGAACAAGTTCGCCCACGTCCCGGTCCACGGCGACGTGAAGGCGGCGCTCGCCACGCTCAACGGGATGCTGAAGGAGGACGCGAACGCGGACCTCGTGGCCGGCGGCCGCTACCCGGACTGGTGGCGGCAGATCGACGCCTGGCGGGAGGCCGACCCGATGCGCTGCCCGGAGCGGCCGGACGCCATCATCCCCCAACACGCCATCCGCCGGCTGTGGGAAATCCTCCGCGACCGCGGCCAGCTCGACAAGACGATCATCACCACCGGCGTCGGCCAGCACCAGATGTGGGCGGCGCAGTTCTTCGGGTTCAACCAGCCACGGAAGTGGATCACCAGCGGCGGCCTCGGCACGATGGGCTTCGGCCTGCCGGCGGCGCTCGGGTGCAAGGTGGCCCACCCCGACAACCTCGTCATCGACATCGACGGCGACGGCAGCTTCCTGATGAACGTGCAGGAGTTGGCGACGGCATTCGCCGAGAAGATTCCGGCGAAGGTGCTGCTGCTGAACAACCAGCACCTCGGCATGGTGATGCAGTGGGAGGACCGGTTCTTCGGCAGCAACCGCGGCCACACCTACCTCGGGGCCGGCGACGACCAGCCGCCGTACCCGGACTTCTGCACGATCGCCAAGGGCTTCGGCGTGGCGACGCGGAGCGTGATCGACAAGGCCGACCTGGACGCGGCGCTGATCGAGATGATCGAGAGCGAGGGGCCGTTCCTGCTGAACGTCCACGTGCCGCACCAGGAGCACGTGCTGCCGATGATCCCGGCGGGGATGACGGTCCACGACATCATCAAGACGTAG